Proteins encoded in a region of the Streptomyces akebiae genome:
- a CDS encoding glycoside hydrolase family 31 protein, translated as MDGRDLVRSVKAIGSAGAAQGLRTVRAAWRRRRADAAALPARGAERARVPGPVVGVEPGPGGGIVRFSRSELRITVDVHGALFWGWDGAGPEPSYALAGRCPEPDPRVVLEPDKDGAWRVVAERVTVVVSRHGAVEVRTPGGVVVRRDLPPRWWEPVAGGEARWVQRSEVSADARFFGLGGRASGPRLRDGTYRLWNTDPGHAFAPGDDPLYITMPVQMVVADAATHLVFHDTTWDGTVTLREGEEGAGSGHDRAGSSELRMDGGPLRCWVMVGTPARVLHAWAALTGAPALPPAWALGHHHARWGFGSEQEVRRIVAGYREHGLPLDAVHLDIDHYDSHRVFTVDTENFPKLSVLADELRREGIRLVSIVDAAVGARPGDAVYDSGTAEDAFVRDAGGKVVEGLVWPGASVFPDFTRARTRAWWGGLYEERLARGFAGFWHDMNEPTSFTAFGENTLPRSARHDLEGRGGDHREAHNVYALCMARAGYEGLRELVPEERPFVFSRSGWAGMQRYGGTWSGDVATGWPGLRASLSLVMGLGLCGVPYSGPDVGGFDGSPSPELYLRWFQLGAYLPLFRTHASLRAGRREPWEFGDETVEHARVALVERRRLSPYFMTLAHLARRTGAPYVRPLWWGAPEDRTLRDCEDAFLLGDCLLVAPVLEPDVDRRAVQLPRGRWYDTVTGRAYEGPGTVLLEAPLSRVPVLARAGAVMPVRGADGGLELEVWAPARGRTGGGLVVPDAGDGWDEPEVERYTARWEGPRLVVEREGDEGPVEPGYPVRVRGLDRE; from the coding sequence GCCGAGCGTGCCAGGGTGCCGGGTCCGGTGGTGGGGGTGGAGCCGGGGCCCGGCGGCGGAATCGTCCGCTTCAGCAGGTCCGAGCTGCGGATCACCGTCGATGTGCACGGCGCGCTCTTCTGGGGCTGGGACGGGGCCGGGCCGGAGCCGTCGTACGCGCTGGCGGGCCGGTGTCCGGAGCCGGATCCACGGGTCGTGCTGGAGCCGGACAAGGACGGCGCCTGGCGGGTCGTGGCCGAGCGCGTGACGGTCGTCGTGTCGCGGCACGGTGCCGTGGAGGTGCGTACGCCCGGTGGGGTGGTCGTGCGGCGTGATCTGCCGCCCCGGTGGTGGGAGCCGGTGGCTGGGGGTGAGGCGCGGTGGGTCCAGCGCTCGGAGGTGTCGGCCGACGCGCGGTTCTTCGGTCTGGGCGGGCGGGCGTCGGGTCCTCGGCTGCGGGACGGGACGTATCGGCTGTGGAACACGGACCCCGGCCATGCGTTCGCGCCGGGTGACGATCCGCTGTACATCACGATGCCGGTGCAGATGGTGGTGGCGGACGCGGCCACACATCTGGTGTTCCACGACACCACGTGGGACGGCACGGTGACGCTGCGCGAGGGTGAGGAGGGCGCCGGCTCCGGGCACGACCGGGCCGGGTCGTCCGAGCTGCGGATGGACGGCGGGCCCCTGCGCTGTTGGGTGATGGTGGGCACCCCCGCGCGCGTGCTGCATGCCTGGGCCGCTCTGACAGGGGCTCCGGCGCTGCCGCCCGCGTGGGCGCTGGGCCATCATCACGCGCGCTGGGGCTTCGGCAGCGAGCAGGAGGTGCGGCGGATCGTCGCGGGCTACCGGGAGCACGGTCTGCCGCTCGACGCGGTCCATCTGGACATCGACCACTACGACTCCCATCGGGTCTTCACGGTCGACACTGAGAACTTCCCGAAGCTGTCGGTGCTCGCCGACGAGTTGCGGCGGGAGGGGATCCGGCTGGTGTCGATCGTCGACGCGGCGGTCGGCGCGCGGCCGGGCGACGCGGTGTACGACAGCGGGACGGCCGAGGACGCGTTCGTCCGGGATGCCGGCGGGAAGGTGGTGGAGGGGCTGGTGTGGCCCGGGGCGTCGGTCTTTCCGGACTTCACGCGCGCGCGTACGCGCGCGTGGTGGGGTGGTCTCTACGAGGAGCGCCTGGCACGGGGCTTCGCGGGGTTCTGGCACGACATGAACGAGCCGACGTCGTTCACGGCGTTCGGGGAGAACACGCTGCCCCGGTCGGCCCGGCACGATCTGGAGGGCCGGGGTGGTGATCACCGCGAGGCGCACAACGTGTACGCGCTCTGCATGGCCCGCGCCGGGTACGAGGGGTTGCGTGAGCTGGTGCCCGAGGAGCGGCCGTTCGTCTTCTCGCGCTCCGGGTGGGCCGGTATGCAGCGCTACGGCGGGACGTGGTCCGGGGATGTGGCGACGGGCTGGCCGGGGCTGCGGGCGTCGCTCTCGCTGGTGATGGGGCTGGGGCTGTGCGGGGTGCCGTACTCGGGGCCGGACGTGGGCGGGTTCGACGGGAGTCCGTCGCCGGAGCTGTATCTGCGGTGGTTCCAGCTCGGCGCGTATCTGCCGCTGTTCCGTACGCACGCGAGTCTGCGGGCGGGGCGGCGGGAGCCGTGGGAGTTCGGGGACGAGACCGTCGAGCACGCGCGCGTGGCGCTCGTCGAGCGGCGGCGGCTGTCGCCCTACTTCATGACGCTGGCCCATCTGGCGCGTCGTACGGGGGCGCCCTATGTGCGCCCGTTGTGGTGGGGTGCGCCCGAGGACCGGACGCTGCGCGACTGCGAGGACGCGTTTCTCCTCGGTGACTGTCTGCTGGTGGCACCGGTGCTGGAGCCGGACGTGGACCGGCGTGCGGTGCAGCTGCCGCGGGGCCGTTGGTACGACACGGTGACCGGGCGGGCGTACGAGGGGCCGGGGACGGTACTGCTGGAGGCGCCGCTGTCGCGTGTCCCGGTGCTCGCGCGCGCGGGTGCCGTGATGCCGGTCCGGGGCGCCGACGGCGGCCTGGAGCTGGAGGTGTGGGCACCCGCGCGCGGGCGGACGGGGGGCGGGCTCGTGGTGCCGGACGCGGGCGACGGCTGGGACGAGCCGGAGGTCGAGCGGTACACGGCGCGTTGGGAGGGGCCGCGGCTGGTCGTGGAGCGGGAGGGGGACGAGGGTCCGGTCGAGCCTGGGTATCCCGTGCGGGTACGCGGGCTCGACCGGGAGTGA